From Hymenobacter sediminicola:
GCGGCACAGTGATGGGCTGCCAGTCGGTCACCGAAGTGGGCGAGAAGCCAACCTGCGTCACGTTGCCTTTGGTGTTGAGGGCAGCAGCGCTGTACGTCAGCGGCGACGACCAGGTCACGCCGCAGTCGATGCTGAAGGAAACCCGCAGCACATCATTGATCGTGGCGGAACGACGGGCATAAGCCCGGTCGAAGACCAGCGTAGGTGTGCTGCTGATGCTCGACAAGTTGATGTTAGGCGAAATCAGAATGCTTTCCGTGCCATCCGTCAGGAAGTTATTGGGCGCCATCAGGTAGGCCGAGCCATTGCTGGCTACCCCAGTCACCCGCTGCCAGCTCAGCGGCTCGTCGCCGGGCTGGTTTGAGAGCACACGCCAGTTGCGGATAGGCGCGTTGGCGTAGTTCTGCGGGAAATTCTGGTTTTCGAACGACTCCACGAGTGGAGCCCGCTCGCCGGAGTTTACGCCCTGCACCTGCACCAGCTGCGTACGCGTGAGCGTGTCGCGGCCGTTAGGCGTGATGACGATCAGCGTTACATCGTAGGAGCCACCCGTCGGGTACGTAACGGTAGGGTTGCGGGCCGAGCTGGTAGCCGGCGTGCCACCGGGGAAACGCCAGTCGTACTGGGTAGTGGCCGCGTTGTAGGTGAAGTTGTAAGTATAGTCGGTGAAGGTGAGGCTGCTGCCCTCACACACGCTGGTCGCCGACGACTGGAACGCCGCTACCGGGGCGCAGGGAGCCGCCTGGAATCCGTCGCTGGTGCCGGTTTCGAGCAGATTCTGGGCCGATACCAGCGTATTGCGGCACAGGCGCGTGAGCGAAGCCCGCATCACCATTTTCTGGCCCGTCGTGAACATCTTGGCGCAGGTGGCATAGTCCATGTAGTTCTGGACGTTGGCCAAAATGCCGTTCGGGTTGTTGTTGGGCGTGGTGGAGCCGGTGGTGCTGTTCGGGTTGCAGGGACGGTAAGTAGTAGAAGGGCAGCCCGAGGTTACGCCCGAAGTGTTCGGCGTGTCGGCAATGCCGTCGTCGAGGCCGCAGTTGGCGGGGTCACCAGGAGTATTGGTGCCGCCCCAAGTATGCGGCAAACCGAAGTAGTGACCAACTTCGTGGGTAAGGGAACGGTTGCAGAAGTTGCTGCCGCAGGAGCGCCCGATGCTGGCAAACTGCGTGTTGCGAATCACGATGCCATCGATGCCGGTGCCGGGGCAGGGCAGGTAGGCGTAGCCACCCGCGCCGCTGGCAATATTATCCACTACCCAGATATTGAGGTAACGGTTGGGGTCCCAGCGAATGAGGTCCTTTACGTTGTTGCCGGCCGAGGCCGTGAGCGACGAGTACGTACGGGTGATACCCGTGGTGCAGTTGCCGTCGGGGTCGAGCTTGGCCAAGCGGAAGCGGAAGCCCACGTTGGCGTAGAGCGGCTGGAACGCGGCAATAACGTCGGCGGTGTCGCGGTTGGTTTTGCTGTAGTCCTCGTTCAGAATGCGGATAGCATCATCTACCTGCGCATCGGAAATATTGGAAGCTCCACCCTGGTGAATAACGTGCACTACCACCGGCACCGTAACGTCAGGCGTGGCCAGAATGCGGGCCTGATCTTCCGCCGACATCATGGCCACGCCCTTGATAAAGGCGCGGTAGTCCTGCTCAGCGGCCGGATTGCGCCGCCATTCCAGCTGCTGCATGCTGTCGGAAGCGCAGCGGAAGCCATAGTACTGCTCCGGATAGCGGGTCCGAAGCTGCTGAGCTGAGGCCGAGAACTGCGTGAGCAGCACAGCCAGCAGGAGCAGCAATTTGGGTAAACGTTTGATCTGCATTTAAACAGAGAAAAGGATGAAAAAAAGAGTAAAACCAGGGTGCCGAACCTGCCGAAAAAGAAACCGGAAGGCCTGCCTGGCAGGTACTTCCGGTAAGGACACAGATAAGGACCGACAAGTTACAACACGGCTGCATAATTTATGCGCCGACCAGTGAGCCTAGCTGTTCCAGCCGGCCTGGCCAAGCAGCGGCACAAACCGAAACTCCTCAAACTGCTCACGGGTAAACTCTTCTTCGCTCACACGGGTTACGCGTACCATGCGCTGCACCTGTGCGTCGCCCACAGGAATGACCAGGCAGCCGCCTACCCGCAGCTGCCGCAGCAGCGGGCGGGGCAGGGTTGGGGAGCCGGCCGTCACCAGAATCCGGTCGAAGGGGGCATGCTGGGGCAGGCCCAGGGAACCGTCGCCGCAGAACAGGTGCGCCGCGCGGTGCATGTGCGCCAGGCGGCGGCGGGTGCGCTCAAACAGTACGGGCTGGTATTCGATGCTGTAGACGTGCGGCGTTAGTTCCAGCAGCACGCAGCACTGGTAGCCTGAGCCCGTCCCGATTTCCAGCACGCGGTGCTGCGGCTCGGGGGCCAGCAGCTCGGTCTGGTACGCTACCGTGTAAGGCTGCGAAATGGTCTGGCCCTCGCCAATGGGAAATGCTTTGTCCTGGTAGGCGTGCTGCTGGAAGGCGGCCTCGAAGAAAGCATGCCGCGGCACGGCTTGTACCGCACTGAGTACCCGCTCACTGCGGATGCCTTTGCGGCGCAACTCTTCTACAAGGGCGCGGCGCTGGCCACGGTGTCGGTAGGTATCGGCGTGCATAAGCAGGAGAGGAGCGGGCCAGTAGAAACCTATGGAATCCGGTTTATTGCCCTACCTTTGCTACACCCCAAAACAGGCCGCAGAGGCCCGTTGGGGCAGTTGTTCTGGTGCGAAAGTACCCATTCGTGCCCATAAAACCATCTGCTGGCTTTCCCGCCGCCCCGATTGCGCCGCCCTTGATTCGCACTATCCAACTACTGAAGCTGATAGCCGCCGACTTTCTGGCAGCCCTGTTGGCCTGGGTGTGTTTCTATATCGCACGCAAGTACCTGCTCAATGAAATGACGGGCTACCGGTTCACGGAAGGCGTGCTGTTCGACCTGACCGGCTCCGCTATTTTCATTGCCGCCTTCTGGACCGCGCTGTACGCTCTGATTGGCGAATACCGCGACATTTTTCGCAAGTCGCGCTTGGCCGAGATTATCCGGCTGGCTCGCGTATCGGTGCTGGGGGCGGTGGTTATTTTCTTCGTGCTGCTCCTCGACGACGAGGGCGTGCAGAACTACCGCTCGTACTACAAAACCATTTCCGCCTACTTCCTGCTGCATTTCACCATTACGGCCGTGCTGCGCACCTGGGCCGTGAGCAGCGTGCAGCATCTGGTGCGCAACGGCACTATTTACTTCAATACGCTGCTGGTGGGCTCCAATGCGCTGGCCCTGGAAACGCTGCAGGAGCTGCGCCGCACCGGCCGCCACCTGGGCCTGAAGCTGGTAGGCTACGCACCCATTGAGGAAGGCACCGTGGACGCAGCGCTGGCGGCCGAATTGCCCGCCCGCGGCTCCTACCGCCGCCTGCCGGCTCTGGTTCGGGCGCTCAAAATCGAGCAGATTGTTATTGCCATTGAGCCCAGTGAACACCGCGTGATTGAGGAGATTCTGACGCTGCTGGAAGGCACCCCAGCCCGTGTCAGCATCCTGCCCGACCTGTACCAGATGCTGCTGGGCTCGGTGAAGGTGAGCCACGTATTCGGTACGCCGCTCATTGAAATCAAGCAGGATCTGCTGCCGGTGTGGCAAAAGGTGCTTAAGCGCGTTATTGATGTTACTGCGTCGGCGCTGTTTCTGCTGCTGGCCTGGCCCGTGTATGCCTTCACGGCCATCATGGTAAAACTGTCGTCGCCGGGACCGGTATTCTACTCGCAGGAGCGCATCGGGCGGCAGGGGCACCCGTTCCGCATCTACAAGTTCCGCTCGATGTATACCGACGCCGAGAAGCAGGGTCCATCGCTCAGCTCCGACCACGACCCACGCATTACGCCCTGGGGCCGGTTTATGCGCAAAGTCCGGCTCGATGAGCTGCCGCAGTTCTGGAACGTCATCAAGGGCGACATGAGCATTGTGGGGCCGCGGCCCGAGCGACAGTTTTTCATCGACCAGATTGTGAAGATTGCGCCTCACTACCGCCATTTGCACCGCGTGCGGCCCGGCCTCACCAGCCTCGGGCAAGTGAAATATGGCTACGCTGAAACCGTAGCCCAGATGGTAGAACGGCTCAAGTTCGACATCCTCTACATCGAAAACATGAGCCTAGCTATGGACTTTCGCGTGCTGCTCTACACGCTCAAAATCATCATGGAAGGCCGGGGGAAATAGATTGGCTGCGTGAATTGTTAAAGAGGTAGCCGTTTATTCCAGCCGCGCATCACCACTCAGTACAGCAACATCATGTTTACCGGAATCATAGAAGGCCTAGGCACTATTGCGCAGGTTCGCCGCGAAGGCAGCAACATCCATTTTACCGTGCAGTCACCGTTTGCGGCCGAGTTGAAGATTGACCAGAGCGTGGCCCACGACGGCGTGTGCCTGACCGTAGTAGCCGTGGACGGCATGGCAGGTACCCACGTGGTAACGGCCATTGACGAGACGCTGCAGAAAACCAATCTGGCGCACTGGCAGCCCGGCCGCCGCGTGAATCTGGAGCGCTGCCTGGCCGCTAACGGCCGCTTCGATGGCCACATTGTGCAGGGCCACGTGGACCTGACGGCGGAATGTGAGGCCGTGGAAGACCAGAACGGCTCTTGGCTCTACCGGTTCCGGCATGCGCCCGGCCCCGGCCGCGTGACCGTGGAAAAAGGCTCTATCTGCATCAACGGTACCAGCCTCACCTGCTTCAATAGCACCGACGGCGGTTTCTCGGTGGCCATCATTCCGTATACCTACGAGCACACCACGTTCCAGGACCTGCGGCCGGGCCACCAAGTGAATCTGGAATTCGACATCGTGGGCAAGTACGTGGCCAAATTGCTAGGCAAATAGACGGCATGTGGCCTATGCGCATAGTAGGGACTATTCTAGTGGTATTGCTAGCCCATGTTAGCCAAGCGCAGGGCGTGCGGGGCACCTGGTACCTGATTCATCGTAGCGGGCTGGTGCAGTTCACCATTGGCGCCGACAGCCTGCTGAGCAAGCGCCTTTTTCCGGACTTTTCCCCTAAACAGGAGCCGCCCACTGCCAATGGCTACGAGCAGATAGTGTCTGTAGCCAACCGCCAGCTGATAATTTCCCGCAGCAGAAAAGAGCCGGCCGCTTACGCTGCGGTGACCTTATTCGATGTAGTGCCCGGACGGCATTTCAAGATGGCCTGGAACGCCCCGGATACTACCGCCGCTAGTGTGGCCGCCTTGGTGCAGCTGCATGCCCAAGACCGCCGGCCGCTTTTTGGCTACTACTATTTTCACCACGACTATATCGATGCGCTTCGGAAAATGAAGGCACCGGAAACCATGACCAAGCCGGATTTCGATGCCTTTCTTACCCAGTATGCCAATCGGCTGAAGGAGTCGGCTGAGACATTCAGGAAATACAATTACGGGTACGTCGCGGCTACCTACAATTTTGAGTTACTGGTGCAGGCGCTGTTTGAACAGGGGTACAACCCGTTGCAGAACGTGCGTACTATGGAGACTCTTTTTAAGCGGTTCTATGATGAGCAAGGGCTGGAGGACGCCCTAAAAGCGCGAATGAAGCCCTAGCATGTTCCACTTGCTACGCAGGCGTTTGCGCCTGCCTGTCCCGCAGTAAGGTTACCTGGCCGACGAGTGTAGAATAGAGCGACAATAGGCCATATTTACAGCACGTGCTCGTTCGGTTTAGCAAGCCTTCGTGTGCATCGCCTGACTGGGGCCTAACCCTTTAGGTTGTTTTTAGAGCCGATTAAGCCTTATTCCGCTCAAACAGCTCTGGCAGCAACCCTGTCTGTAACTGCCCCTATATGGCGTGTAGGCAACTTACGCCAGCTGAAAATGTGGTGTAGCAGAGGGCCTAGCCCCAGTACGGCGCCGGCCGGAACCAGAACAAGCAACAACGCCGGAAGCGTGAGAGGTT
This genomic window contains:
- a CDS encoding sugar transferase, whose protein sequence is MIRTIQLLKLIAADFLAALLAWVCFYIARKYLLNEMTGYRFTEGVLFDLTGSAIFIAAFWTALYALIGEYRDIFRKSRLAEIIRLARVSVLGAVVIFFVLLLDDEGVQNYRSYYKTISAYFLLHFTITAVLRTWAVSSVQHLVRNGTIYFNTLLVGSNALALETLQELRRTGRHLGLKLVGYAPIEEGTVDAALAAELPARGSYRRLPALVRALKIEQIVIAIEPSEHRVIEEILTLLEGTPARVSILPDLYQMLLGSVKVSHVFGTPLIEIKQDLLPVWQKVLKRVIDVTASALFLLLAWPVYAFTAIMVKLSSPGPVFYSQERIGRQGHPFRIYKFRSMYTDAEKQGPSLSSDHDPRITPWGRFMRKVRLDELPQFWNVIKGDMSIVGPRPERQFFIDQIVKIAPHYRHLHRVRPGLTSLGQVKYGYAETVAQMVERLKFDILYIENMSLAMDFRVLLYTLKIIMEGRGK
- a CDS encoding riboflavin synthase, whose amino-acid sequence is MFTGIIEGLGTIAQVRREGSNIHFTVQSPFAAELKIDQSVAHDGVCLTVVAVDGMAGTHVVTAIDETLQKTNLAHWQPGRRVNLERCLAANGRFDGHIVQGHVDLTAECEAVEDQNGSWLYRFRHAPGPGRVTVEKGSICINGTSLTCFNSTDGGFSVAIIPYTYEHTTFQDLRPGHQVNLEFDIVGKYVAKLLGK
- a CDS encoding M43 family zinc metalloprotease translates to MQIKRLPKLLLLLAVLLTQFSASAQQLRTRYPEQYYGFRCASDSMQQLEWRRNPAAEQDYRAFIKGVAMMSAEDQARILATPDVTVPVVVHVIHQGGASNISDAQVDDAIRILNEDYSKTNRDTADVIAAFQPLYANVGFRFRLAKLDPDGNCTTGITRTYSSLTASAGNNVKDLIRWDPNRYLNIWVVDNIASGAGGYAYLPCPGTGIDGIVIRNTQFASIGRSCGSNFCNRSLTHEVGHYFGLPHTWGGTNTPGDPANCGLDDGIADTPNTSGVTSGCPSTTYRPCNPNSTTGSTTPNNNPNGILANVQNYMDYATCAKMFTTGQKMVMRASLTRLCRNTLVSAQNLLETGTSDGFQAAPCAPVAAFQSSATSVCEGSSLTFTDYTYNFTYNAATTQYDWRFPGGTPATSSARNPTVTYPTGGSYDVTLIVITPNGRDTLTRTQLVQVQGVNSGERAPLVESFENQNFPQNYANAPIRNWRVLSNQPGDEPLSWQRVTGVASNGSAYLMAPNNFLTDGTESILISPNINLSSISSTPTLVFDRAYARRSATINDVLRVSFSIDCGVTWSSPLTYSAAALNTKGNVTQVGFSPTSVTDWQPITVPLSSAYQGSQRFLVRFVAISNAGNPIYLDNVRILDPLGTQDAEMARRGISVYPNPLTAETAVHFTLPTAERAAVRLTDMLGRDVTSIAGKTYGAGAHAIRLQGADGKTLTAGVYLVHLTLGQQTFTTKVLVN
- a CDS encoding protein-L-isoaspartate(D-aspartate) O-methyltransferase — encoded protein: MHADTYRHRGQRRALVEELRRKGIRSERVLSAVQAVPRHAFFEAAFQQHAYQDKAFPIGEGQTISQPYTVAYQTELLAPEPQHRVLEIGTGSGYQCCVLLELTPHVYSIEYQPVLFERTRRRLAHMHRAAHLFCGDGSLGLPQHAPFDRILVTAGSPTLPRPLLRQLRVGGCLVIPVGDAQVQRMVRVTRVSEEEFTREQFEEFRFVPLLGQAGWNS